Proteins encoded in a region of the Uloborus diversus isolate 005 chromosome 1, Udiv.v.3.1, whole genome shotgun sequence genome:
- the LOC129234528 gene encoding adult-specific rigid cuticular protein 11.9-like, translated as MVWSTMDANRLISMVWILVCMLFLSQLSRSATITRRSTTAGIYGRVVPIPAGTKAHYNIQNFAGPGTYKFGYDTGSGPNQSFRQEERGPDGMVKGRYGYVEPSGALRVVEYTADSAGFHIVKTRTMVPDMKPKPAVKVRTPFVGPLPPFIPTSYVVNLAG; from the exons ATGGTGTGGTCGACAATGGATGCAAATCGTCTCATTAGCATG GTGTGGATTCTGGTTTGTATGCTGTTCTTGAGCCAGTTGTCCCGAAGTGCTACTATTACTCGCCGCAGCACCACAGCTGGCATCTACGGTCGTGTGGTCCCGATACCAGCCGGTACGAAGGCTCACTACAACATCCAGAACTTTGCCGGACCGGGGACTTATAAGTTCGGTTACGATACTGGTTCCGGCCCCAACCAGTCTTTCCGGCAGGAAGAAAGAGGCCCCGACGGGATGGTAAAGGGGCGCTACGGGTATGTGGAACCCTCCGGTGCTCTGAGAGTCGTGGAATACACAGCCGATTCGGCCGGATTCCACATCGTCAAGACCAGAACAATGGTGCCGGACATGAAGCCAAAGCCAGCCGTTAAAGTAAGGACTCCGTTCGTCGGTCCTCTTCCGCCGTTCATACCGACAAGTTATGTCGTGAACTTAGCTGGATGA